A genomic segment from Amphiura filiformis chromosome 10, Afil_fr2py, whole genome shotgun sequence encodes:
- the LOC140161759 gene encoding LOW QUALITY PROTEIN: uncharacterized protein (The sequence of the model RefSeq protein was modified relative to this genomic sequence to represent the inferred CDS: substituted 2 bases at 2 genomic stop codons) translates to MHYPESIGRQIRHLSLVGGHDLNETIRRMMRKLGTSNLWSSCSVXGEKASXALKIALFLQKACMKNHPQAKEVEIEKGLGDYLKRTPNLPGGKKYKKAGNVDAAVPVGELEDDERGENERGPQQEEEEQD, encoded by the exons ATGCATTACCCAGAATCCATCGGTCGTCAG ATACGACACCTTAGTCTTGTTGGAGGACATGATCTCAACGAAACCATCAGGAGGATGATGAGGAAGCTGGGAACGAGCAATTTGTGGTCCTCCTGCAGTGTATAGGGAGAAAAGGCAAGCTGAGCATTAAAGATAGCCCTTTTTCTACAAA AAGCTTGCATGAAGAATCATCCTCAAGCTAAGGAGGTTGAGATAGAGAAGGGACTTGGAGATTATCTGAAAAGAACACCAAATCTTCCAGGTGGAAAAAAGTATAAA AAAGCTGGGAATGTGGATGCAGCGGTACCTGTAGGGGAATTGGAGGATGATGAGCGCGGCGAAAATGAACGTGGCCCCCAACAGGAAGAGGAAGAACAAGACTAG
- the LOC140161760 gene encoding uncharacterized protein, whose product MLDIRYILLPHASSSTVALVSSAFPGLKINIGKTKVQAITKKNTQINININGTPLAQVEEFTYLGGKICQSGSCTEDVKLRIGKAIGTVQKLHKIWSAKDIQRSTKIELYMVLTLSILLYGAETWTLKKEDENRLSTFEMMCLRKIMGVSRLDKIRNTTIRKTLDMEFTILDRISTKRLRYFGHIQRMPPSRFPKLAFEAHIHGKRPRGRPPKRWSDCLKADCNKVHISSLVSASRLAQDRRKWQDIMKQMAPLNPKLE is encoded by the coding sequence ATGCTGGACATAAGATATATATTACTACCACATGCGAGTTCGTCAACTGTAGCTTTAGTCTCATCCGCCTTTCCGGGTCTGAAAATCAACATAGGAAAAACTAAGGTACAGGCAATCACCAAAAAGaacacacaaataaatataaatatcaatggaACACCACTAGCCCAAGTTGAGGAGTTTACATACCTAGGAGGGAAGATCTGTCAATCTGGATCCTGCACCGAGGACGTAAAATTACGCATTGGGAAAGCCATAGGGACTGTTCAAAAACTCCATAAGATTTGGAGCGCCAAAGACATCCAGAGAAGCACAAAGATCGAGCTCTATATGGTACTTACGCTCTCGATACTATTGTACGGAGCGGAAACTTGGACACTAAAGAAGGAAGATGAAAACAGactttcaacatttgaaatgatGTGCCTTCGTAAAATAATGGGAGTGTCACGCCTCGACAAGATCCGAAACACCACCATTCGCAAAACCCTCGACATGGAATTTACCATCCTGGACAGAATCTCAACAAAAAGACTCCGGTACTTCGGCCATATACAGAGAATGCCACCATCACGTTTTCCAAAACTAGCATTTGAGGCACATATCCATGGCAAACGCCCAAGAGGGAGACCACCAAAAAGATGGAGTGACTGCCTGAAAGCCGACTGTAACAAAGTACACATCAGCTCCTTGGTCAGCGCTAGCAGGCTAGCTCAAGACAGAAGGAAGTGGCAGGACATTATGAAGCAGATGGCACCACTCAACCCCAAGTTGGAGTGA